A genomic window from Salmo salar chromosome ssa23, Ssal_v3.1, whole genome shotgun sequence includes:
- the LOC106584328 gene encoding cyclin-dependent kinase 4 inhibitor C has product MAGGANRLSSASARGDLAEVEMLLQNGADVNENNVFGRTPLQVMKLGNPAIAEALLRANANPNVRDHVRGLTITHDAARDGYADTLHVLMDHGADVNLLDNDGNLPLHLAAREGYLDVVQLLVGCTMEATRCNSKGHTPYDLATMNHRVSIAQYIQGHTN; this is encoded by the exons ATGGCTGGAGGGGCAAACAGACTGAGCAGCGCATCTGCAAGAGGAGACTTAGCAGAAGTTGAGATGTTATTACAGAACGGAGCAGATGTTAATGAAAACAATGTATTCGGCAGGACACCGTTACAG gTGATGAAACTTGGTAACCCCGCCATCGCGGAAGCGCTGCTGAGGGCGAACGCAAATCCAAACGTGCGCGACCATGTCAGAGGTCTCACCATCACTCATGACGCTGCAAGGGATGGATATGCAGACACCCTACACGTACTGATGGATCATGGCGCAGACGTCAATCTCCTGGACAATGATGGGAACCTTCCATTGCATCTAGCCGCAAGAGAAGGCTATCTTGATGTGGTCCAGCTCCTTGTTGGTTGTACGATGGAAGCCACAAGGTGCAACTCCAAAGGCCACACACCTTATGATTTGGCGACTATGAACCATCGAGTATCCATTGCGCAATACATTCAGGGGCACACTAATTAA